The Lactobacillus acidophilus DNA segment CACAAAATACCTTTCTAAAAGGTTCTGCGTGGATGACTTTTGGCTCAATTGCCTCAAGAATTCTGGGAGCTTTATATATTATTCCGTGGTATGCCTGGATGGGGCAATATGGTAATATCGCCAATGCCTTAACTGCACGAAGTTATAATATTTATACTATTTTTATCTTAATTTCGACTGCAGGTATTCCTGGTGCGATCGCTAAACAGGTAGCAAAGTATAATGCTTTAAATGAATATGGAATTGGGCGTAGGTTATTCCATAAAGGATTAATTTTGATGGCCATTCTAGGGGTGGTTTCAGCTGCAATTATGTATTTTGCTTCGCCGCTTCTTGCTTCAAATGGTAGTCAAAGTGATCCGAGGCAAATTGCGGTTATGCGGAGCTTGTCATATGCAATCTTGATTATCCCTATTTTAAGTATTATGCGTGGATATTTTCAGGGTTATGCGGATATGATGCCTAGTGCAATGTCGCAGTTTGTAGAACAATTTGCCCGTGTCGTCTGGATGCTTTTGACTGCTTTTGTAATTATGCAAGTCCAGCATGGGTCATATGTTCATGCAGTTATTCAATCAAATTTGGCTGCTGCAGTTGGAGCAGCATTTGGGATTGGATTATTAGTCTGGTTTTTGTTTTCACGTAGGAAACAATTGGATTATCTAGTAGCTAATTCCAATAATCGGTTACGTGTGTCCACTACAGAATTATTTGCGGAAATTATTGAACAGGCAATTCCCTTTATCATTATTGACTCAGGGATTACATTGTTCTCGTTGGTTGATCAATATACTTTCCATCCAATGATTGCTGGGTTGGTTCATGCAAGTTCAGATGCGATCGAAGATTGGTATGCACTATTTGGCTTAAATGCTAATAAATTAATTATGATTATCGTATCTTTAGCTAGTGCAATGGCAGTAACAGCAATTCCACTTTTGTCAGCTGCTCATACAAGAGGTGACTACAAGAGTATTTCTCGTCAGATTGCTAATACGATGGATTTATTCTTGTTCGTAATGATTCCAGCGGCATTTGGAATGGCTGCCATTAGTCGACCGATTTATACAGTTTTTTATGGACCAGATCAATTAGGTAGTAATGTTTTATACTTGTCTGCTTTTACTGCAATCAGTTTAGGGTTGTTTACTGTATTAATGGCAATTTTGCAGGGACTTTCAGAAAATGGCCTGGCAATTAAGTATTTAGTTCTAGGTTTAATTTTAAAAGGAATTCTACAGTATCCGATGATCTTCTTGTTTAAGATATATGGTCCACTTGTAGCAACTA contains these protein-coding regions:
- a CDS encoding putative polysaccharide biosynthesis protein, with product MEEENNLNSKDTQNTFLKGSAWMTFGSIASRILGALYIIPWYAWMGQYGNIANALTARSYNIYTIFILISTAGIPGAIAKQVAKYNALNEYGIGRRLFHKGLILMAILGVVSAAIMYFASPLLASNGSQSDPRQIAVMRSLSYAILIIPILSIMRGYFQGYADMMPSAMSQFVEQFARVVWMLLTAFVIMQVQHGSYVHAVIQSNLAAAVGAAFGIGLLVWFLFSRRKQLDYLVANSNNRLRVSTTELFAEIIEQAIPFIIIDSGITLFSLVDQYTFHPMIAGLVHASSDAIEDWYALFGLNANKLIMIIVSLASAMAVTAIPLLSAAHTRGDYKSISRQIANTMDLFLFVMIPAAFGMAAISRPIYTVFYGPDQLGSNVLYLSAFTAISLGLFTVLMAILQGLSENGLAIKYLVLGLILKGILQYPMIFLFKIYGPLVATNLGLLVIVLLSLKHLEVQYNFNLNRTSRRLVGITAFSIGMFIIVKLVEMGLGKFLSPDRRISALILVIVAVSIGIIFYGFAALKTDLAQKIMGSKIESILVRLRIHD